In Oceanispirochaeta sp., the DNA window GTATCGCAAGATACATGAGGATGATGAAGCGAAGAGTGACAAAGCAATAGATAAAAGATCAAAGCTAATCTGGTGATTTTAGCATTGAGGTTATACCCGTTCCCATCCCGAACACGGAAGTCAAGCTCAATCGCGCCGATGGTACTGCTACGGTGGGAGAGTAGGTCGTCGCCGGTTTAAACAATTAAAAAGCCCCAATCTTCTGATTGGGGCTTTTTTGCGTCCAGGCGACGACCGTAGCAAGTTGATTGCGCAGCAAACAACGTTGACGCAGCCCGCAAGGGCGTAGTGAGTCGCCGGTTTAAACTTAAGCCCCTTGTCATTATGACAAGGGGTTTTTCTTTCCCTCACCCCCAACCCCTCTCCCGGAGGGCGAGGGGGGAATGTTTTTATTCGGGCCTGGTCATAAATTCTTCGGATTTATTGCTTGGCCATGCATCCTGGATGGGGGCTGCACCCCAAAAAGTAAAGGATTATTCTTCTGATCGAAGCCGCCGACCGAGCTGAAAGCGCAGAATAGCCCAGCTATTTGAGCATTGAAGCGAGGAGGAAGGCATAGAGCAGGAGAAAAAGACTGCTTTTTGCGAACACGGAAGTTAAGCTCATTGGCGCCGATGGTACTGCTACGGTGGGAGAGTAGCCTGTTCATAAATCCTTCGGATTTACTGCTCGAGTATGCATCCTACTCTGGTCATAAATCTTTCAGATTTACTGCTCGAGTATGCATCCTACTCGGCCATGCTGCCTGGGTCGTGGCCGGTTTAAACAATTAAAAAGCCCCAATCTTCGGATTGGGGCTTTTTATCGTCCTGCACAATTATACAATACCTGTGAACAAAATATATGCTAATCTTGAAGTGGGAGGAGGACCGTGAGACCTTCAGTCAATGTTCAGTATTACAGGCCTGAGAAAATTCCCGGCATTGAAATTGCGAGAATTGAGAGCAGTAACCACTGTTTTCCCAGACATTTTCATCAGCATACTTATTCTCTTGGCCTCGTTGATATTGGAGCCAGTTATTGTCTTGACAAACGTTCTGAGGCCTTGACCAGCGGGTGCACCACAGCTCTTATCAATCCCGGTCAGATACATACAGGAATACCCTATAATGATCAAGTCATAAACTACAGGATGATTTATATAGCCGAATCGTTTCTCAATAATTTGGTTTATGAAATTACCGGGAGAACTGAATCCTTCGAGTTTAAAGGTCTTGTTTCTGATGATTCATTTTTGCGGGGAGGTTTGAATCAATTGTCACAGCAGATCATCCTGGAATATCCCCTGATGGAAATTGAAAGTTCCCTACTCACTGTTTTTTCCTATCTCTTCGGTGCCAATATGAGAATCTCATGCCCTGATCCTGTATCAGATAGTGTTTTTGAAAGAGCTAAATCCTCTCTTGGTGCCAATCTTAATCAGACACTTTCTCTTGAAGATATGGCCAATGATATGGGTTTAAGTCGCTATCAGTGCCTGAGGGGATTCAAGAAAAAATTTGGTTTGACACCTCATTCCTATCGGATTCAGATGCGACTGGAAAAAGCCGCCTCTCTGATACGTTCCGGTACGGGTTTACTGGATACTGCAATGATGACGGGTTTTACGGATCAGAGTCACTTTTCCAAGGTTTTTAAGAATTATTACGGTGCGACACCCTATCAGTTTGCATTGATTCAATGACGATCTTTGCATCAGCTCCCCGGTGAAAAGCCTGAGACATGCAGGGTTTCAGACTTTCCTGGTCATTCGATTCTTTAAGTCTCCCTCCCAGTAGGACTATCTTGATCAATTTAGACTTATCTAATCTAGGGCTGGGTTTTAATATATATCAAAAAACATTTGACATTGATTGAATTCGCTGAAAATATTCAATAATTTCTTATCAAAACAGATCATTATTCCTCTATGCTTCCTTGTCAAAAAAGTATGATATCACTATACTTTGACAATATTTATTTAAACTTACACAAACCATTGGAGGATCAAAATGGCTAAAATTAGAGTTGGTTTTAACGGAATGGGAAGAATTGGGAAGAATGTAATGAGAGTCATTACATCTCAGTTCAATGACCAGATTGAAATTGTTGCAGGAAATGATCTCGTTTCCGCAAAAGAAATTGCTGAAGGACTCCCTAAGGATTCTATTCACGGAAAATTTCCTGTTGATGTTAAATTGATTAGTGATAATGTAATCAAGATCGGTCAGCATGAAGTCACTGTATATGCTGAAAAAGACGCTAACAATATTCCCTGGGGAAAACACAATGTTGATGTAGTATTGGAATGTACTGGTTTCTATCTGACTACAGAGAAAGCTCAGGCTCATATCAATGCCGGCGCCAAGAAA includes these proteins:
- a CDS encoding AraC family transcriptional regulator, which translates into the protein MRPSVNVQYYRPEKIPGIEIARIESSNHCFPRHFHQHTYSLGLVDIGASYCLDKRSEALTSGCTTALINPGQIHTGIPYNDQVINYRMIYIAESFLNNLVYEITGRTESFEFKGLVSDDSFLRGGLNQLSQQIILEYPLMEIESSLLTVFSYLFGANMRISCPDPVSDSVFERAKSSLGANLNQTLSLEDMANDMGLSRYQCLRGFKKKFGLTPHSYRIQMRLEKAASLIRSGTGLLDTAMMTGFTDQSHFSKVFKNYYGATPYQFALIQ